In Alistipes ihumii AP11, a genomic segment contains:
- a CDS encoding TlpA disulfide reductase family protein: MKKILLLLSASALLWSCDQGKKARIDGTFSGLSHDTVLLEMVTTQQRTVVDSTVTSRQGDFSFRVELPVAAPTFFNLLCNGSVIPLIVSPGEKIAVNSLCDLSHNYTIEGSPDSEILMEFNRFYDRSVATLDSLSRLYAATPADAAHEVRRKEILDRYTQDYLRIKREHINFIVSNASSMASIYALYQRLPNDPSLFNPQSDIVYYRIVADSLGRRYPDSPHVAALNKDIERQQTALNMVEEINRKAESPQSYPEIELEDLFGKTQKLTEKNGRVILVDFWSSRDPQSAIRNAELKELYERFGKQTLAIYQVSLDEVKAEWIDAVQKQQLPWTCVFDPRGTAGIAAMSYNVQSVPTNVLIDRSGRIAGKNLYGERLSSKISELAK; the protein is encoded by the coding sequence ATGAAAAAAATTCTTTTGCTCCTCTCCGCCTCCGCGCTTCTCTGGTCGTGCGATCAGGGCAAGAAAGCCCGGATCGACGGCACGTTCTCCGGTTTGTCCCACGACACGGTTCTGCTGGAAATGGTGACTACGCAGCAACGGACCGTAGTCGATTCGACCGTCACGTCGCGCCAAGGGGATTTCAGTTTCCGGGTCGAACTGCCCGTCGCCGCGCCCACGTTCTTCAACCTGCTGTGCAACGGCAGCGTGATCCCGCTGATCGTCTCGCCCGGGGAGAAAATCGCCGTCAACTCGCTCTGCGACCTGTCGCACAACTATACGATCGAAGGCTCGCCCGACTCGGAAATCCTCATGGAATTCAACCGGTTCTACGACCGGAGCGTCGCCACGCTCGACTCGCTGTCGAGACTGTACGCCGCCACGCCGGCCGATGCGGCGCACGAAGTGCGCCGGAAGGAGATTCTCGATCGGTATACGCAGGATTATCTCCGGATCAAGCGCGAGCACATCAATTTCATCGTCTCGAACGCCTCCTCGATGGCCTCCATCTACGCGCTTTATCAAAGATTGCCGAACGACCCCTCGCTGTTCAACCCGCAGAGCGACATCGTCTACTACCGTATCGTCGCCGACTCGCTCGGACGGCGCTATCCCGATTCCCCGCACGTAGCGGCGCTGAACAAAGACATCGAGCGGCAGCAGACGGCGCTGAACATGGTCGAGGAAATCAACCGCAAGGCCGAGAGCCCGCAGAGCTATCCCGAAATCGAGCTGGAAGACCTGTTCGGCAAAACGCAGAAGCTGACCGAGAAGAACGGCCGCGTGATCCTCGTCGACTTCTGGTCGAGCCGGGACCCGCAAAGCGCCATACGCAACGCCGAGCTCAAAGAGCTTTACGAACGGTTCGGCAAGCAAACTCTGGCCATCTATCAGGTATCGCTCGACGAGGTAAAGGCCGAATGGATCGACGCGGTGCAGAAGCAGCAGCTTCCGTGGACCTGCGTATTCGACCCGCGCGGAACGGCCGGAATCGCCGCGATGAGCTACAACGTGCAATCAGTCCCCACCAACGTGCTGATCGACCGCTCGGGACGGATCGCCGGCAAGAACCTGTACGGAGAGCGGTTGAGCTCCAAAATCTCGGAACTCGCCAAGTAA
- a CDS encoding glycosyltransferase family 4 protein translates to MRVLMFGWEFPPHIAGGLGTASYGLTRGLAKHGIEVIFVVPKAYGDEDQRFVRVVNASEIETPFGDTREQDVWEKLTFIHIDSNMVPYVAPEEFDSYAEEYRRTGRTILDKEGWTERYSFSGKYGANLMEEVARYAMVAAQVARDLAGQFDLIHAHDWLTYYAGIAAKRVSGKPLVVHMHATEFDRSGEHVNPQVYDIERAGMTEADRVIAVSNLTRNIVIEKYGIPASKVVTVHNAVRFSAKQAQSQERGVNDKIVTFLGRITYQKGPDYFVEAAAKVLRKTRNVRFVMAGSGDMLKHIVRRVAKLGIADRFHFTGFLKGDEVQRMFALSDVYVMPSVSEPFGISPLEAMRSNVPVIISKQSGVAEVLDYAIKVDYWDVDALADAIYGLVEYPALAEMATEKGLGEVTNLKWENAAGEVANVYRSLL, encoded by the coding sequence ATGAGAGTACTGATGTTCGGTTGGGAGTTCCCGCCCCATATAGCAGGAGGACTGGGAACCGCTTCCTACGGGCTGACTCGCGGGCTCGCCAAGCACGGCATCGAAGTGATTTTCGTCGTTCCGAAAGCCTACGGAGACGAAGATCAGCGTTTCGTGCGGGTCGTGAACGCCAGCGAGATCGAGACGCCTTTCGGCGACACGAGGGAGCAAGACGTGTGGGAGAAACTGACCTTTATCCATATCGATTCGAACATGGTGCCGTACGTCGCTCCCGAGGAGTTCGACTCCTATGCCGAGGAGTACCGCCGTACCGGCAGAACGATCCTCGATAAGGAGGGATGGACCGAACGGTACAGTTTCTCGGGCAAATACGGGGCCAATCTGATGGAGGAAGTCGCCCGCTACGCGATGGTCGCGGCCCAAGTAGCCCGCGATCTGGCCGGGCAGTTCGATCTGATCCATGCCCACGACTGGCTGACCTACTACGCCGGCATCGCGGCCAAGCGCGTATCGGGCAAGCCGCTGGTCGTACACATGCACGCGACCGAATTCGACCGCAGCGGCGAACACGTCAACCCTCAGGTTTACGACATCGAGCGGGCAGGCATGACCGAAGCCGACCGGGTGATCGCGGTGAGCAACCTTACGCGCAACATCGTGATCGAGAAATACGGAATCCCCGCCTCGAAGGTCGTCACGGTGCACAACGCCGTCCGCTTTTCGGCCAAGCAAGCGCAATCTCAGGAGCGAGGCGTAAACGACAAGATCGTCACCTTCCTCGGCAGGATCACCTACCAGAAGGGACCGGACTACTTCGTCGAGGCGGCGGCCAAGGTACTCCGAAAGACCCGCAACGTCCGCTTCGTGATGGCCGGCAGCGGCGACATGCTCAAGCACATCGTCCGCCGCGTGGCCAAGCTCGGCATCGCCGACCGGTTCCATTTCACCGGATTTCTCAAGGGAGACGAGGTGCAGCGAATGTTCGCGCTCAGCGACGTATACGTCATGCCGTCGGTATCCGAGCCGTTCGGCATCTCGCCGCTCGAGGCGATGCGGTCGAACGTGCCGGTCATCATCTCCAAGCAGTCGGGTGTAGCCGAAGTGCTCGACTACGCGATCAAGGTCGATTACTGGGATGTCGACGCGCTGGCCGACGCCATCTACGGTCTGGTGGAATATCCCGCTCTGGCGGAAATGGCAACGGAGAAAGGCTTGGGAGAGGTGACCAATCTCAAGTGGGAAAACGCCGCCGGCGAAGTCGCCAACGTCTACCGCAGCCTGCTGTAA
- the glgP gene encoding alpha-glucan family phosphorylase — translation MQKRSNEVKMTPDYLFEVSWEVCNKVGGIHTVIATKALTITEQLGDRYILIGPDVHREDVNLEFEEDSELLKDWRQALFTNDNIRVKIGHWKVKGSPIAILVDFSQFFSSKDDVLKFLWESYRVDSISGQWDYIEPVLFGSAAGKVIESYVNFFCKATDRVTAHFHEWMTSSGGLYLQKHSPYVASVFTTHATVMGRSIAGNGMPLYGDMPRLNADDLARRFGVVAKHSLEKTAAANYDCFTTVSNLTAKECKYLLGKEVDLVTPNGFEDDFVWPQPELDAKRAASRKQMIEIAEICLGIHYDTEPLIVGTSGRYEFKNKGLDVFVDSLLKLSESASLPRPVLAYVTVPAGNLGPRKDLQAHLKDPGSPIDPTVIRNLTHYLSAPEWDPIIGRIKNSRLQDPSCPVQLIFVPSYLNGNDGIFDKHYYELLCGMDVTVFASYYEPWGYTPLESIAFSVPTITTSLTGFGQWVAEKLDEHKGVDVISRNDTNDSEVVEKISAVLARFSMMNAAEYDTYRASALEISKIALWENLIEFYYRAYDRALDRMNTRTHRAVYDGGGAFNEQINFVKQQLVPNTPTWRRLMVERKLPERLHPLEELSKNLWWSWTMGAHELFEYIDNDLWIRCEKNPINFLDKLKYPRLLALEKDEIFLGKMDAVHAQFKDYMKEKSHAKGPRIAYFSMEYGLHSSLKIYSGGLGILAGDYLKEASDKNVPMVAVGLLYRYGYFTQKLSASGEQEVSYEAQNFAKLPISPVRDAQGNWQSIQIAFPGRVVTARIWRCDVGRTELYLLDTDHDLNQSEDRSITYHLYGGDWENRLKQEMLLGIGGIRALNAMGIRQDVYHCNEGHAAFTGIERIRNLIHNDKLSFSEALEVVRSSSLFTTHTPVPAGHDAFPESMIRQYMSHYPDRLEITWDQFINLGKTNPNDPNEKFSMSFLACNLSQEVNGVSWLHGEVSKEILGGMWPGYFKDELHIGYVTNGVHFPTWCAANLKRLYAKYFGEGFRNKDYRIAAWQKVHDITDRELWDARLVLKNKLIDHIRKRVSDPKQFRFDSPRQMIRIQESLRPDVLTIGFARRFATYKRANLLFTNLDRLDSIVNNPERPVQFIFAGKAHPNDKPGQDLIKRIVEVAAMPQFTGKIIFLQNYDMELARRMVQGVDVWLNTPTRPLEASGTSGEKAVMNGVLQFSVLDGWWVEGYKKGGGWMLPMERTFENQDFQNEMDAELIYNTIEEEIAPLYYRRDENNVPHDWVESIKVCVADIAANFTTNRMLNDYEERFYRKLHERHERMVAEDFRMAREIAAWKRRVSSAWDKVHVVNTEQFNMDKEAILIGHGYDVEVVVDIDGLRPEDIGVEMILADQITDNKNVRVIAKRELTFVRQDGSRAFYSVRSTPESTGSFDMAIRVFPKNDKLPHRMDFALVKWA, via the coding sequence ATGCAAAAAAGAAGTAACGAAGTCAAAATGACGCCGGACTACCTGTTCGAGGTCAGCTGGGAAGTGTGCAACAAAGTCGGCGGAATACACACCGTCATCGCAACCAAGGCGCTCACGATCACCGAGCAGTTGGGCGACCGCTACATACTGATCGGTCCCGATGTCCACCGCGAGGACGTCAATCTGGAATTCGAAGAAGATTCTGAGCTGCTGAAAGACTGGAGGCAGGCGCTTTTCACGAACGACAATATCCGCGTAAAGATCGGACACTGGAAAGTCAAGGGAAGCCCGATCGCGATTCTGGTCGATTTCAGCCAGTTTTTCTCGAGCAAGGACGACGTGCTGAAGTTTCTGTGGGAATCGTACCGGGTCGACTCGATCAGCGGGCAATGGGACTACATCGAGCCCGTGCTGTTCGGCTCGGCGGCGGGCAAGGTAATCGAAAGCTATGTCAACTTCTTCTGTAAGGCGACCGACCGGGTGACCGCCCACTTCCACGAGTGGATGACTTCGAGCGGAGGTCTGTACCTGCAGAAGCATTCGCCTTATGTCGCGTCGGTCTTCACGACGCACGCGACGGTCATGGGTCGCAGCATAGCCGGCAACGGCATGCCCCTGTACGGCGACATGCCCCGACTGAATGCCGACGACCTGGCCCGCCGGTTCGGCGTAGTCGCGAAGCACTCGCTCGAAAAGACGGCCGCAGCGAACTACGACTGCTTCACGACGGTCAGCAATCTGACGGCCAAAGAGTGCAAGTACCTGCTCGGCAAGGAGGTCGATCTGGTCACGCCGAACGGTTTCGAGGACGATTTCGTCTGGCCTCAGCCCGAGCTCGACGCCAAGCGGGCCGCCTCGCGCAAACAAATGATCGAAATAGCCGAAATCTGTCTCGGCATCCATTACGACACGGAGCCTCTGATCGTCGGCACCAGCGGCCGGTACGAATTCAAGAACAAGGGACTCGACGTGTTCGTCGACTCGCTGCTGAAACTCTCCGAATCGGCCTCGCTGCCGAGGCCCGTACTGGCCTACGTGACCGTTCCGGCCGGCAACCTCGGCCCGCGCAAGGACCTTCAGGCGCATCTGAAAGACCCCGGCTCGCCGATCGATCCGACGGTAATCCGCAACCTGACGCACTATCTGTCGGCTCCCGAGTGGGACCCGATCATCGGCCGGATCAAGAACTCCCGGCTGCAGGACCCCTCCTGTCCCGTGCAGCTGATCTTCGTCCCGTCGTACCTGAACGGCAACGACGGCATTTTCGACAAGCATTACTACGAGCTGCTGTGCGGCATGGACGTGACGGTGTTCGCATCGTATTACGAACCTTGGGGCTATACGCCGCTGGAGAGCATCGCATTCTCCGTGCCGACGATCACCACGTCGCTGACGGGATTCGGACAGTGGGTGGCCGAGAAACTCGACGAACACAAAGGGGTCGACGTCATCTCGCGCAACGATACGAACGACTCGGAGGTAGTCGAGAAAATCTCGGCCGTGCTGGCGCGTTTCAGCATGATGAACGCGGCGGAATACGACACCTACCGCGCCTCGGCGCTCGAAATATCGAAAATCGCGCTGTGGGAAAATCTGATCGAGTTCTACTACCGGGCCTACGATCGGGCGCTCGACCGGATGAACACGCGGACACACCGCGCCGTATACGACGGAGGCGGCGCTTTCAACGAACAGATCAACTTCGTCAAGCAGCAACTGGTTCCCAACACGCCGACCTGGCGCCGGCTGATGGTCGAGCGCAAGCTGCCCGAGCGGCTGCATCCGCTCGAGGAGCTCTCCAAGAACCTTTGGTGGTCGTGGACGATGGGCGCCCACGAGCTGTTCGAGTATATCGACAACGATCTGTGGATCCGGTGCGAGAAAAACCCGATCAACTTCCTCGACAAACTGAAATACCCCCGGCTTCTGGCGCTCGAGAAAGACGAGATTTTCCTCGGGAAAATGGACGCCGTGCATGCGCAGTTCAAGGATTACATGAAGGAAAAGTCTCATGCGAAAGGACCCCGGATCGCCTATTTCAGCATGGAATACGGACTGCACAGTTCGCTGAAGATATACTCCGGCGGGCTGGGCATCCTGGCCGGCGACTACCTCAAGGAGGCCAGCGACAAGAACGTGCCGATGGTCGCCGTCGGACTGCTGTACCGATACGGCTATTTCACGCAGAAGCTGTCGGCCTCCGGCGAGCAGGAGGTCAGCTACGAGGCCCAGAACTTCGCGAAACTGCCGATCAGTCCGGTCCGCGACGCGCAGGGCAACTGGCAGAGCATACAGATCGCCTTCCCGGGCCGGGTCGTCACGGCGCGCATCTGGCGCTGCGACGTGGGACGCACGGAGCTCTACCTGCTCGATACGGATCACGACCTGAACCAGAGCGAGGACCGCTCGATCACGTACCACCTCTACGGAGGCGACTGGGAGAACCGGCTCAAGCAGGAGATGCTGCTCGGCATCGGCGGCATCCGGGCGCTCAACGCGATGGGTATCCGGCAGGACGTCTACCACTGCAACGAAGGGCATGCGGCCTTTACCGGCATCGAGCGGATCCGCAACCTGATCCACAACGACAAGCTCTCGTTCAGCGAAGCGCTCGAGGTCGTGCGCTCGTCGTCGCTGTTCACGACGCATACGCCCGTGCCCGCAGGGCACGACGCCTTCCCCGAATCGATGATCCGCCAGTACATGTCGCACTACCCCGACCGGCTCGAAATCACATGGGACCAGTTCATCAACCTGGGCAAAACGAATCCGAACGACCCGAACGAGAAGTTCTCGATGAGTTTTCTGGCATGCAACCTGTCGCAGGAGGTCAACGGCGTCAGCTGGCTGCACGGCGAGGTGAGCAAGGAAATACTCGGCGGCATGTGGCCCGGCTATTTCAAGGACGAGCTCCATATCGGCTACGTGACCAACGGCGTGCATTTCCCGACTTGGTGCGCGGCGAATCTCAAGCGACTGTACGCTAAATACTTCGGCGAAGGATTCCGCAATAAGGACTACCGGATCGCGGCATGGCAGAAGGTGCACGACATCACCGATCGCGAACTGTGGGACGCCCGGCTCGTGCTGAAGAACAAGCTGATCGACCATATCCGCAAGCGCGTGAGCGATCCCAAGCAGTTCCGCTTCGACTCGCCCCGGCAGATGATCCGGATTCAGGAGTCGCTGCGGCCCGACGTGCTGACGATCGGCTTCGCTCGCCGCTTCGCGACCTACAAGCGGGCCAACCTGCTGTTCACGAACCTCGACCGGCTCGACAGCATCGTGAACAATCCCGAGCGGCCCGTGCAGTTCATTTTCGCCGGCAAGGCTCACCCGAACGACAAGCCGGGTCAGGACCTCATCAAGCGGATCGTCGAGGTGGCCGCCATGCCTCAGTTTACGGGCAAGATCATCTTCCTGCAGAACTACGACATGGAACTGGCCCGACGCATGGTGCAGGGCGTCGACGTATGGCTCAACACGCCCACGCGCCCGCTCGAAGCCTCCGGAACCAGCGGCGAAAAGGCCGTGATGAACGGCGTACTGCAATTCAGCGTGCTCGACGGCTGGTGGGTCGAAGGTTACAAGAAAGGCGGCGGATGGATGCTTCCGATGGAGCGCACGTTCGAGAATCAGGATTTCCAGAACGAAATGGACGCCGAACTGATTTACAATACGATCGAGGAGGAGATCGCCCCCCTGTACTACCGGCGCGACGAGAACAACGTTCCGCACGACTGGGTCGAATCGATCAAGGTCTGCGTGGCCGATATCGCGGCCAACTTCACGACGAACCGGATGCTCAACGACTATGAGGAGCGGTTCTACCGCAAGCTGCACGAACGTCACGAACGGATGGTCGCCGAGGATTTCCGGATGGCGCGCGAGATCGCGGCATGGAAGCGCCGCGTCAGCAGCGCATGGGACAAGGTGCACGTCGTGAACACCGAGCAGTTCAACATGGACAAGGAAGCCATCCTGATCGGCCACGGGTACGACGTCGAGGTCGTCGTCGACATCGACGGGCTGCGGCCCGAGGATATCGGCGTCGAGATGATCCTCGCCGACCAGATCACCGACAACAAGAACGTGCGCGTCATCGCCAAACGGGAGCTGACTTTCGTCCGTCAGGACGGGTCGCGCGCCTTCTACTCGGTCCGCTCGACCCCCGAGTCGACCGGATCGTTCGACATGGCGATCCGCGTGTTTCCGAAAAACGACAAGCTGCCGCACCGGATGGACTTCGCGCTCGTAAAATGGGCCTGA
- the hemW gene encoding radical SAM family heme chaperone HemW: protein MAGIYVHIPFCKSKCCYCDFYSCTTLAKKDAVLAAVSHELVSRAHELQGETVRTLYIGGGTPTICTPRELEGLIRTVRDTFDTQIEEITVEANPDDLTPGYLEALRGTGTNRLSIGVQSLLDRDLRWMNRRHDARQALRAVRDAQAAGFANLSLDLIYGLPQLSVEQWRRTLDDFLSLDVPHLSAYHLSVEPRTALGKRFERGAFHPAGERLSEAHYALLHAVLTGAGYRHYEISSFARPGFESRHNSSYWKGVRYLGVGPAAHSFDGDRRRWNVSDVREYLRKEPEGTQYETEEITPKDAYNEFVMTGLRTDEGIDSRELSARFGARKLQYFVAQAEKFVAQGNIVQRKSVYYIPAERYLISDSIISDLFDVE from the coding sequence ATGGCAGGCATCTACGTTCACATACCGTTCTGCAAAAGCAAATGCTGCTACTGCGACTTCTACAGCTGCACAACGCTTGCCAAAAAAGACGCCGTGCTGGCCGCCGTGTCGCACGAACTGGTTTCGCGGGCGCACGAGCTGCAAGGGGAGACGGTGCGAACGCTCTACATCGGAGGAGGGACACCGACGATCTGCACGCCCCGCGAACTGGAGGGGCTGATACGCACGGTCCGCGACACGTTCGACACGCAGATCGAAGAGATCACCGTCGAAGCGAATCCGGACGACCTGACCCCCGGTTATCTGGAAGCGCTGCGCGGAACCGGGACCAACCGGCTGAGCATCGGAGTACAGTCGCTGTTGGACCGCGACCTGAGATGGATGAACCGCCGGCACGACGCGCGGCAAGCGCTCCGAGCGGTGCGCGACGCGCAGGCGGCCGGTTTCGCCAATCTGTCGCTCGACCTGATCTACGGTCTGCCGCAACTGTCCGTCGAGCAATGGAGGCGGACGCTGGACGACTTTCTGTCGCTCGACGTGCCGCACCTGTCGGCCTACCACCTCTCCGTCGAGCCCCGCACGGCACTCGGGAAACGCTTCGAGCGCGGCGCGTTCCACCCGGCCGGCGAGCGCCTGAGCGAAGCGCACTACGCGCTGCTGCACGCCGTGCTGACCGGCGCAGGATACCGGCACTACGAAATATCGAGCTTCGCCCGCCCCGGCTTCGAGTCGCGCCACAACAGCAGCTATTGGAAAGGCGTCCGCTACCTGGGCGTCGGTCCGGCGGCCCATTCGTTCGACGGCGACAGACGGCGCTGGAACGTTTCCGACGTGCGGGAATATTTGCGCAAGGAACCCGAGGGAACGCAGTACGAAACCGAGGAGATCACCCCGAAGGACGCATACAACGAGTTCGTTATGACCGGTTTGCGGACCGACGAAGGAATCGATTCGCGGGAACTGTCGGCGCGATTCGGGGCACGCAAATTGCAATATTTTGTCGCCCAAGCCGAAAAATTCGTCGCACAGGGAAATATCGTGCAGAGAAAGTCCGTATATTACATTCCTGCCGAACGCTACCTGATTTCGGACAGCATCATTTCCGATCTGTTCGACGTGGAATGA
- a CDS encoding amylo-alpha-1,6-glucosidase has translation MAVLHFDKNELGNLEYSLQREMLSTNRAGGYMSTTIVCCNTRKYHGLMVCPKDDRDENNYVLLSSVDETVVQHEQSFNLAIHRFPGVYDPRGHKYITDFTYTPAPAITYRVGGVILKKELLWIHSRTQLLIRYTLLDARSQTQLRLRPFLAFRDRHTVGRANMEADGRSYPIEGGVRNRLYEGFPWLHMQIDAPSEFVAAPDWYYNFEYGEEIARGYPGHEDLLTTGYFELDIAKGQSVIFSCSTEPVDPSTLDQVFEEELSRRSNKIDFLSCLRHSARQFIVRNGDRTEVVAGYPWFGRWGRDTFIALPGITLTQGDDRSCREVLDTMVSQMQGGLFPNMGNAYNSVDAPLWFFWTLQAYEPFAGGPRKLWKKYGSPMKAILEAYRDGANPYVRVDDNALVWAAHPRYAMTWMDAVVDGKPVTGREGYQVEVNALWYNAVRYALELARKSKDTAFVERWEPMPERIRKSFLELFWYEREEFLADYVDEHGQNTFIRPNQIIACSLPYGMLGEGMKRSVIDTVRRHLLTPKGLRTLSPRNPLYEGRCVGDQPTRDRAYHQGTVWPWLLEHYVKACFDMHGKAFLPEARDMLKNFEEDISVSGIASINEIYDGDPPHNPRGAVSQAWSVGAILRIAQMIEAYEIKK, from the coding sequence ATGGCTGTCTTACATTTCGACAAGAACGAACTGGGCAATCTGGAGTATTCGCTCCAGCGCGAGATGCTCAGTACGAACCGGGCCGGCGGGTACATGAGCACGACGATCGTCTGCTGCAATACGCGCAAGTACCACGGACTGATGGTCTGCCCGAAGGACGACCGGGACGAGAACAACTACGTCCTTCTGTCGTCGGTCGACGAAACCGTCGTCCAGCACGAGCAGTCGTTCAATCTGGCGATTCACCGGTTTCCCGGAGTCTACGATCCCCGGGGGCACAAATACATCACCGATTTCACCTACACGCCCGCGCCGGCCATCACCTACCGGGTCGGCGGCGTAATTCTCAAGAAGGAGCTGCTGTGGATCCACTCGCGGACGCAACTGCTGATCCGCTACACGCTGCTCGACGCCCGCTCGCAGACCCAGCTCCGGCTCCGACCGTTTCTGGCGTTCCGCGACCGGCATACGGTCGGCCGCGCCAACATGGAGGCCGACGGCCGGAGCTATCCGATCGAGGGAGGAGTCCGCAACCGGCTTTACGAAGGCTTTCCGTGGCTGCACATGCAGATCGACGCGCCCAGCGAGTTCGTCGCGGCGCCGGACTGGTACTACAACTTCGAGTACGGCGAGGAGATCGCCCGGGGCTATCCGGGCCACGAGGACCTGCTCACGACCGGCTATTTCGAGCTCGACATCGCCAAGGGGCAGAGCGTCATCTTCTCGTGCTCGACCGAGCCGGTCGATCCGTCGACGCTCGACCAGGTCTTCGAGGAAGAGCTCTCGCGACGCTCCAATAAAATCGACTTTCTGTCGTGCCTGCGCCACTCGGCCCGCCAGTTCATCGTCCGCAACGGCGACCGGACCGAGGTCGTGGCCGGCTACCCGTGGTTCGGGCGCTGGGGCCGCGACACGTTCATCGCGCTGCCCGGCATCACGCTGACCCAAGGCGACGACCGCTCGTGCCGCGAGGTGCTCGACACGATGGTCTCGCAAATGCAGGGGGGCCTGTTCCCGAACATGGGCAACGCGTACAACTCGGTCGACGCGCCGCTGTGGTTCTTCTGGACGCTGCAGGCTTACGAGCCTTTCGCGGGCGGACCGAGAAAGCTGTGGAAGAAATACGGCAGCCCCATGAAGGCGATTCTCGAGGCCTACCGCGACGGCGCGAACCCCTACGTGCGCGTCGACGACAACGCGTTGGTATGGGCCGCCCATCCCCGGTACGCGATGACGTGGATGGACGCCGTCGTAGACGGGAAGCCCGTCACCGGACGGGAAGGCTATCAGGTAGAAGTCAATGCGCTATGGTATAACGCCGTGCGTTATGCGCTCGAGCTGGCACGGAAAAGCAAGGACACGGCGTTCGTCGAACGGTGGGAACCGATGCCCGAACGAATCAGGAAGTCGTTCCTCGAACTGTTCTGGTACGAGCGCGAAGAGTTTTTGGCCGACTATGTCGACGAACACGGACAAAACACGTTCATCCGTCCCAACCAGATCATCGCCTGCTCGCTGCCCTACGGCATGCTCGGCGAGGGCATGAAGCGCAGCGTGATCGACACGGTCCGCCGCCACCTGCTGACCCCCAAGGGGCTCCGCACGCTCTCGCCCCGCAATCCGCTCTACGAAGGACGCTGCGTAGGCGACCAGCCGACCCGCGACCGGGCCTACCATCAGGGAACCGTATGGCCGTGGCTGCTGGAACATTACGTGAAAGCCTGCTTCGACATGCACGGGAAGGCGTTTCTCCCCGAAGCAAGGGACATGCTGAAGAATTTCGAGGAGGATATCAGCGTGAGCGGTATCGCGTCGATCAACGAGATCTACGACGGAGATCCTCCGCATAATCCTCGAGGGGCCGTCTCCCAAGCGTGGAGCGTGGGTGCTATTCTGCGCATAGCGCAGATGATCGAAGCTTACGAAATAAAAAAATGA
- a CDS encoding glycoside hydrolase family 57 protein: protein MKTICFYFQVHQPLRLKKYRFFNMGKDHLYLDDYANRTIMQKVARRCYLPMNELLLKLIRENGKKFKVAFSISGIAIEQFRMYAPEVLDSFQALARTGCVEFLAETYAHSLASLVSEEEFVDQIRQHCRTIEQEFGVKPKAFRNTELIYSDRIGEIVASLGFRTMLTEGAKHILGWKSPNFVYANAINPKLHLLLRNFKLSDDIAFRFSDRNWSEWPLTADKYVGWLASPDMPGETVNLFMDYETFGEHQWAETGIFDFMAALPAKVLATKSLKFATPSEVSKKFQPVGVLHSPYPISWADEERDVTAWIGNELQNEAFDKLYRLRDKIRAIDHPDFTYVWNFLQGSDHFYYMATKWFSDGDVHSYFNPYDSPYEAFINYMNVLSDFEIEVDKKYGEAIRAVPA, encoded by the coding sequence ATGAAAACCATCTGCTTCTATTTTCAGGTCCACCAGCCGCTGCGACTGAAGAAATACCGCTTCTTCAACATGGGCAAGGACCATCTCTACCTGGACGACTACGCGAACCGGACGATCATGCAGAAAGTGGCCCGTCGGTGCTATCTGCCGATGAACGAGCTGCTGCTGAAGCTGATCCGCGAAAACGGCAAGAAATTCAAAGTCGCTTTCTCGATCTCGGGCATTGCGATCGAGCAGTTCCGGATGTATGCGCCCGAAGTGCTCGACAGCTTTCAGGCGCTGGCCCGCACCGGATGCGTCGAGTTTTTGGCCGAAACGTACGCCCACTCGCTGGCCTCGCTGGTCAGCGAGGAGGAATTCGTCGACCAGATTCGCCAACACTGCCGGACAATCGAACAGGAGTTCGGCGTCAAGCCGAAGGCTTTCCGCAACACCGAGCTGATCTATTCGGACCGTATCGGGGAGATCGTCGCCTCGCTGGGCTTCCGCACGATGCTCACCGAGGGGGCGAAGCACATTCTGGGTTGGAAAAGTCCGAACTTCGTCTATGCCAACGCGATCAACCCGAAGCTGCACTTGCTGCTGCGCAACTTCAAGCTCAGCGACGACATCGCGTTCCGTTTCTCGGACCGCAACTGGAGCGAGTGGCCGCTGACGGCCGACAAATACGTCGGCTGGCTCGCCAGCCCCGACATGCCGGGCGAGACCGTCAATCTGTTCATGGACTACGAGACCTTCGGCGAGCACCAGTGGGCCGAGACGGGCATTTTCGACTTCATGGCCGCCCTGCCCGCCAAGGTGCTGGCGACCAAATCGCTGAAATTCGCCACGCCGAGCGAAGTGTCGAAAAAATTCCAGCCCGTCGGAGTGCTGCACTCGCCTTACCCGATCTCGTGGGCCGACGAAGAGCGCGACGTGACGGCATGGATCGGCAACGAGCTTCAGAACGAGGCGTTCGACAAGCTGTACAGGCTCCGCGACAAGATCCGCGCGATCGACCATCCGGATTTCACCTATGTCTGGAATTTCCTGCAGGGTTCGGATCATTTCTATTACATGGCCACCAAATGGTTTTCCGACGGCGACGTGCACAGCTATTTCAATCCGTACGACTCGCCTTACGAGGCGTTCATCAACTATATGAACGTTCTGAGCGACTTCGAGATCGAGGTAGACAAGAAATACGGCGAAGCGATCCGGGCCGTTCCGGCCTGA